The genomic window CTGTAGAAAGAGGTTTGGTTGTAGTTGACTTACCTTTCGGAAGTTATCAGTCAGATTCAAAAGAAGCCTTACGTTCTTCTATCAGAATTATGAAAGAAAGTGGTGCACATGCTGTAAAACTTGAAGGAGGAAAAGAAATTAAAGAGTCTATCAAAAAAATATTAAATGCTGGAATTCCAGTAATGGGACATTTAGGGCTAACTCCTCAATCTATCTATAAATTCGGAACTTATACGGTTCGCGCAAAAGAAGAAGAAGAAGCTGAGAAGCTAATCGAAGATGCTCAAATGCTTGAAAAAGTAGGATGCTTTGCTGTTGTTTTGGAAAAAATTCCAGCAGCTCTTGCTAAAAAAGTAGCTGATAGCATTTCTATTCCAGTTATCGGAATTGGAGCTGGCGGCGGTGTTGACGGTCAA from Flavobacterium sp. KACC 22763 includes these protein-coding regions:
- the panB gene encoding 3-methyl-2-oxobutanoate hydroxymethyltransferase, whose protein sequence is MSVAKKDYKRITTKSLIEMKSNGEKISMLTAYDYTMAKIVDTAGIDVILVGDSASNVMAGHETTLPITLDQMIYHASSVVRAVERGLVVVDLPFGSYQSDSKEALRSSIRIMKESGAHAVKLEGGKEIKESIKKILNAGIPVMGHLGLTPQSIYKFGTYTVRAKEEEEAEKLIEDAQMLEKVGCFAVVLEKIPAALAKKVADSISIPVIGIGAGGGVDGQVLVIHDMLGMNNEFSPRFLRRYLNLYEEMTKAIGQYAADVKSSDFPNANEQY